The genomic DNA ATGGTGTCAAGTTCTTCAACCCCTTCAGTTGGGGTCGTCTTGCCTTCATCGGGGATCATTCCACCACATTCCTAATGACATTCCAATCCCTGGTGAATAGGATCATTCATTCTTGGCTTAGTTTGAAGTCCTCCATGTAGAGAAGGTGGCAGATGGCTGCTCCCCAGTTGAACCATGTCCATAGCCTCTCTTTGTGACAGTGAGGGGTTCAGGCTGATGGAGGACAGTAAGGGGACTGAGCATCATCTTGACTCATGCTACACTTGTTGCCAACTTATGTGATCATCCTTCAAGTGGTCTCTCCACTTCCCACTGAGGTCTTCTCAGTGACCTGTTGATATTATACAATTCCAAGATCTCCAGGATTCGTGCATGTGTCAGAGGCTTTCTTCTAGTTAATCACAGCAGTGCACAGGTTGCTTTCTGGTCTTCAAGTCTTAGTCAGTGGTTTTCTCAACCAGCCGCTGGTTTACAGCTCCACTGGTGAGAGTCACCGTGATaaccaatcagccaaagggacatccccttggccaagtagccagggcgcatgatcaatcgggacactgtgacaggacactcacactgccacacaacTTTTCATTCTCAGACGTGTTCTTGGATGTCTGCCCACGCCATGTCTCGGTTCTCATTGTAAGGTATTGCAGTGATCTGCCCTCTAGCCAGAGGACCCTGGTGTTGCATGAGGCCTCCTTCTCCCAGATGCTTCTCCACTATTGTTCAGTCTCAGCACTTGACGAGTCTATCCTCATGTTATTTCCAGCCACTGACAATACACTTTGGTTGATGCAGTGGAGAACATCTTGCTTATTCTCTAACCTTGGCATCTCTGGTGCTTCTCAGTATTGGAGCTTGAGCTGTTGTTTGGTAGTCTCTAGAGACTCCAGTATGGACACGTTGCTGTTGTTCTCCATTACACCTTCCTGAGAATTGTGTGGGTGGTAGTCACCCTTTCTTACTCGCTGCTGTACTGAACTGCCCACTAGGGTCTAGTGAAGTACACTTCAGATTTTTACAGTACAGtccaccagagttcacggaggtCCTAGACTGACACAGACTTGTTTGGTTCTGCAGAGCCCATTTCAGTTCGATTTAAAGCTTTTGTTCAGAGTgcagaaaatgtaaacaaacatgcagACAAGACGTTGATAGAGGGACAAGTGTGACTGACGAGTTAAAAGAAACACTTAACAGTTTCAGAAACAGACAGACATGAGATACAGTCAGAGCAGAACGGGAAACAGTCAGGATCTCCTCACCTCCTTctactcctcttcctcctttcctTCTCCATGCAGCAGGCAGGACGGCTGGCTGGGAGAGGTTTTCTTCTTTTCCTCCGTTCAGTCAATGCATCGTCTGGTGTGTCACAGGAGGAGAGgcaaggggtgggggggggaggcAAGGATACAGCAGACAGCcgaggaggaagagaggaggaggaggaggaggaggaggaggaggaggagtcatCTGAGGACATGTAGGGAGCTAATGCGGCTAACTGCCCTGCAGAGGCTGAGAGACAGCATgcatcacagctcactgctgcagAGACAACACCGTGCAAGGCTGACAATCACACAGGAAACTGTGACaacacgcgtgcgtgtgtgtgtgtgtgtgtgtgtgtgtgtgtgtgtgtgtgtgtgtgtgtgtgtgtgtgtgtgtgtggcatgacTTGGCCAAATACTCTGCGCTGCATTGCAGTGCCGAGGCTGAGTTGGCATGCCGAGTACATAGTGTGCATTCTGCGACTGTGTGCcagcttctctctcacacacacactagcacacgtccatgcacacacatattTCCTGCAGAGAGACAGGACCTGTCTGTCTCCCTCGGACTTGTCAAGTCTGGATTTAAAACTATTTACAATATTAAGGGGAGGGGGTTAATGACAACTTGTATGCACCTGCGTGTGGCAGTTTAAGGAACCCGAGGTCAGATCCTGCTGGAGAACTCTCTAAACCACAGAACGATTCTTCAGGTCCTAAACTTGTCCCGATCCTGAACGCTCTTCCAACGGGGACATCCGAAAACCTGATTCTGCATTCTCCGGTTAAATTGAACTCATCAGCTTATTCAACCAAAAGAGTAATCTTAGTCCCTGAGCCAACTGGACCCAAGCTAGACGACTTAACCTGACTAGTCCTAACTAGATGCAGCTAGACCCTGAAAAACCTAGCTTGGCCGTCTAACCAGCTAGAGTCTAGTAGGGTCTAAATGCTAGACCCTACTAGACTCTAGCTATACCTGATTAGATGCAGCTAAACCCCACCTTCTAAACCAGCTAGATCCAGCTAAACCCAACAAGACCTAAAGCAGTCACCATTACTCAACTCTACTCAGGTCGGGTGGTGTTCTGTCACAACTGAGAAATGGCTCTGGTGGGTGAGCTTAGAGTAGAAGGGGGAGGGGTTTATGCTCGACAACTGCAAGCATGAGTTGATCtgtatgatgatgagctacagtgtagccgcagctgccctggggcgcactgacagaagcgaggctgccaaaTACTTGCGCCACTGGTCCCTTTGACCACCGCAAGCAAGGCAAGGTGggctaaatgtcttgcccaaggacacaacagcagcaatgaTTGATCCTACAACTCTCCagttgctggacaacccgctccacctcctgagctactgctgcctcagaTGACAGACATGGTGGTGATGCTAACCATTCTGCTTACTTGGTGGATTTTTGTCAGACTCTCATCCTGGAAAAGGCTGCAGGCAGCAGGCGGGAAACTGGAAAAACCAGTGACTCCATCCTCCGAAACAATCAGTGACCAAAAGTCTCTGATGTTGTTTTTGGCTGGGAACCACATCAGCAGTTACATCCTGGAACCAGTTACTGATGGAAATGCCGTTCAACCAAACCTAACTGGTTTGAGTCCTGCTGAGGTACTAATGGTATTCCAAAGGGgttcgaatgaaggcaactggtttcttgaaggcgttttgcttctcatccgaggagctttgtctatttgtcttcaagaaaccaaagtcaAGTTGCATTCATTCAAACTGCTTTGGATCACGAGGACCACGATAAGAACCTTCACCATACTAAGGTATTGCACCTCAACTAGACCCAGTAGGACCCATGTAGACCAAGCCAGAGCCAACTGGTTAGACTTGACTAAACCCTGCTAGACCTGATTAGACCCAGCTGGACAAAACTAGACACATCTAGATCCAGGTGGACCTAACTAGACCTGAGTAAACCCAGCTAGATCTGGGTGAAGCAGCAAACAGGCCAGACTGGAGCTCATTACAAATCCAGTAGTGTCTGGTAGACCCTGGTAGATTCTGGTAAATCTGGCAATCTTTCTTATTAGTCTCTAGTAAATCACGGTAGTCTCTGGTGGACCCCGGTAGCCTCTGGTGGACCCTGGTGTTCCCTGGTGGACCCTGTTTGTTTACGGTGGACCCCCATGATCTCTGGTGGGCCCTGGTGGTCCCCGGAAGCCTCTGGTGGACCCTGTTTGTTTACGGTGGACCCTGGTGGTCCCCCTTGGCCTCTGGTAGTCCGTTTGTTTATGGTGGACCCCATGGTCTCTGGTGGACCCTGGTGTTCCCTGGTAGACCCAGTTTGTTTACGGTGGACCCCCATGGTCTCTGGTGGACTGGTGGTCCCCAGAAGCCTTTGGTGGACCCTGGTAGACCTTGTTTGTTTATGGTGGACCCCCATGGTCTCTGGTGGACCCTGGTGGTCCCCTGTGGCCTCTGGTGGACCCTGGTAGACCTTGTTTGTTTATGGTGGACCCCCATGGTCTCTGGTGGACCCTGGTGGTCCCCTGTGGCCTCTGGTGGACCCTGGTAGACCTTGTTTGTTTATGGTGGACCCCCATGGTCTCTGGTGGACCCTGGTGGTTTCTAGTGCACTCCAGTGGTCTTTGTTGGACCCTGGTGGTCCACCAGACCTCTGCAATAAATCAGAAACTAGCAGGACGCTCagcaacaacatttatttacaaacGTGTTAAAGACTAAAATAATCCATCAGAAAAATATGAACAGAAACCATGAGACGTCATCTGGTTCCTGGGTCAGAGGTCGTGTCAGTCTCTGGGCTTCCATCAGCAGGACTAAAACCTAGATTGGGTTCTGACCGTGGTTCTTGTCCCAAGTTAAAGTCCAATTCCAAAGTCCTCAGAAGTTCTTTAACTGGTCATAACAGAGCCAGGTGTACAGAGGGGGCGGGGCCACAGGAAATCCCAGTTCAGACTTAAAACCCGAtcagaaatataaaaataaataaatacagaaaCCAGTTTAAGGTCTGAGTCAGTGGTTCTGGTCCAGCTTCACAACAGTTCTGTTCACTTGATTCAGggaacaaaaacaataaataaacttCTGGTCCTGGATCAGGATCTTTGGGTCCAGATCAGAACCACGGACACGGCACCATCATGAAGCTGGTTCTGCAGTATCATCGAGGTACTGGTGCTGACCCGGGTTCTGAAGATTCACACATGAAGTCTGGTCAACCACGGATCCAGAACAACACCCAGCTGAAGATCTGCTGACCCAGCACTAGTTCAGCTAAAGCGGGTCAGAACCGAGGCTGATCCGGGTCACACGTGGAGGTGGTGGCGTCGTTTCCACCTCCTGGACCGgagtttgaagaagaagaagaggagcatGAGGAAGAGGCAGGAGCAGGCATACAGAACCACACacagactcatgtcaacactgttaAAACCCAGACCCAGGACCCAAACCCCCCGACCCCCGTGCTCCGGAACCTCCTCTGGCTTCCCTCTCAGAGCAGGGTGTCCGGGTCTAGGTTCTGGCTGCTCTTCGGGCTTCCTCTCTGCTCCCTTTACTGCTGCAGCTCCTCGATGCTCTGCCTGAGGCTGGACGGTCCGGACGGGGTCAGGCAGGGCAGCGGGGAGGCGCGGGGGGCTGAGGGAGTATCTTGGTGAGAGGTTCGAGGCTCCATAGTGGTGTCGGAGGAACCCAAGAACTTGATTCTGGTTCCATAGGTGGACACCGTTCTTCTCCTCGTGGCAGGaggggcagagggcggggcttggCCAAGGTGCTTTGGGGAAGAGGGGGTCATCACTCAGGGCACCTGGGGGGACAGTTTTATGTTAGTGTGGAGGACCTAAACCAGTCTGAATAGATCCCTGTGGACCAGGTGAGGTACCGGATAGTCTGGTGTTGACCCGGTTGTGCTGGTTCCAGAGCCACAATATCTGCTGGTCCCTATTCTTCACCTGCTCCAGGCTGGAGGCGGCCGCTGTCTCGAAGTGGCGACCGCACTCCTCACAGCCAAAGAACGTCCTGATGTAACGCCGCATCACCTGCAGCACAGGTGCCGCCTCGCCCTCTAGACctgagaaaaacacacacacacacacgcacgcacgcacgcacgcacacgcacacacacacacacacacagacacacatacacacacgcacacacacacacacgcacacacacacacacacacacacacacacgcacacacacacacacacacgcacacatgcacacagacacacacgcacacacacacacacgcacacacacacatacacacacgcacacacacacacacacacgcacacatgcacacagacacacacgcacacacgcacacacgcacacacacagacacacacacacacacacacacacacacacatacacacacgcacacacacgcacacacacgcacacacgcacacacacgcacacacgcacacacacgcacacacacgcacacacagacacacacacacacacacacacacacacacacacagacacacacacagacacacacacacacacacacagacacacacacacacacacacacagacacacacgcacacacgcacacacacacagacacacacgcacacacacacagacacacacacacacacacacacacacacgcacacacgcacacacacgcacacacacacacgcacgcgcacacacacatgcacagacacacacacacacacacacacacacacacagacacacacgcacacacgcacacacacacacacacacacacacacacacacacacgcacacacacacacacacacacgcacgcgcacacacacatgcacagacacacacacacacacacacacacacacacacacacacacacacacacacgcacacacacacacacacacgcacacacacacacacacacacgcacgcgcacacacacatgcacagacacacacacacacacacacacacacacacacacacacacacacacacacacacgcacacacgcacacacgcacacacacacacacacacacgcacacacgcacacacagacacacagacacacacacacacacacacacacgcacacacacgcacacacaaacacacagacacagacacagacacagacacacacacacacacacacacacacacacacacacacacacacacacacacacacacacacacacacacacacacacacacagacacgcacacacacacacacacacacacacacacacacacacacagagacacacacgcacacacacacacacacacacacacacacacacacacacacacacacacacacacacacacacacacaccagagaagATCAGCCTCTGGATTCCTCCAGGCATCAGACCAGTTCCAGACCAGCAGATCTGTGTGGACCGGTTCTAAGCCTGGTAGCAGGCTTAGGTTCTGGTGGGACAGGTAGGGTCCAGGTGGAGGATGCTCTCTCTTAACATTCTGAGTGGAACTTGAACAGAATTCAGTTTCTGGTCCTGCCGTCTCACCCAGGTGTGCGTGGAGGAGGACATGTTTGACAACAGGCTCTGACCTGGTTCAGCTGATCTAAAACCCCCTCTGGTCTTCGTTGACCCACACCTGTCTGACGCAGGTTAGGCGTTCAACACAAACGCATCAAAGTACTAACACCTGTAAAGCTGTAAAACCAAAAAAGGCATCACGTGTGCCGCTGCCTAAAGAATAAACACTTGAAAAGAGGAGGCAAGAAATTATATCCATTcatgaataaaaaacaacaacaatgaacattTTTAAAGAGATCTGCTTCAATAAAATCCATCAGGAAAACTGACAAAGCCCGTTTAAACACTCAAAtggttaaaggtgtgggaaacttgtgtagcaattaatacatattaattatgaccaataagatgtgatattccatacaaatatgaaatatcaacctgattgatctttgaatgtttaatcagaagattctggggttctttgctgcttcagggatcataaacacacttcgtattaattcagaacaagctcccataattcgggtctggaaatgaagcaaaacaggaagtaccataaattgcagttccaccctcatccactaggggctggtgtcagaagcgagcaaatcctcattgactcccatgttaaaataccaatttcacagcagaaataaacatgtttacagcctggtaccaaaacatgtttttggtttaaatgatctagtttacactcatgacaactctgaggggggtgaatttttttctcactcttctgtttaagtgtattaaaagcctaaaattctgtataattaatgagcatcagacccacgtgaccacagagctagctccgtggaaaggcctcagtagagcctcggtctggcttggaaactgctccgggattttgagtctgtgtttgtgtattctttctggatattatttgtgcaattgttggacaaaatgacttgctgtggcattaattgcactaatagagcgtccaaggagtctccacttcatttttttcggtaagtaaaattatatttatgtattttaggtcactgccgagctgagcttagattttaacatgtactgtttaaccatgacatttaaatgtaatagggtaaaacccagtgcatttaacataatgctgcactttagaaaatgggttgaaatataacatgttggtggagctgggttccgactatcggcttgtggagctctcgggagaccgatgttttccacccttatcccctccccgcagctcggcacagcttctgtctgctgcgcggactGCCGGctggtggagctctgggatggaaacctttccacccggttctccccagcggcagctctgcgcatctcagatcgcagcggcgcttgtctgctgtgtggctgctggcttgtggaggtctccgagacctctgtgttccacccggttttacccggcggtcagcccggcgtatctctgactcagaagctctggtgttgtacacagttaactccggttgtagctaggtagctacctctgttagcttagctcccacctccgtgttagctttcggttagcttgtagctacattgcttcagttcgaggggtgtcgtcatttgatcccagccttacagccccacctcttttccctttcatggaattgtctgggcttgacggaacctgtgacaaggacaaaatggcggtggtgactAGGGATGggcacctttgacatttgaatcgattcggtactaattcccggtacctaggaatcgataccagtacttaacggtaccaattttcgattcttttgagtgtttaatattttaattctcttttatagttaaatatatatttttctcaataaataaccatatttgataaataacacgataaataacatacaactgtttgtattttaacatcgtccttgtagttttataagctgataattaaactgaagcaaacatctttactgtgaactaaatttactgtgtatcttcattccttttacctcctttttcatttgatttttcctactgggaagttagaatttctgaggagaaagcgaacgcaccattagctgataacaatggtagcaatggaagctaacatatcaagctaacgtgatcttaaacagtttatttagctgctggagcagattaaaacgatgatgcctcacacttagatcgttgtcgctggtttcatcttcacccaatcacccgtcacatttagtaaagtgaagccaaactttagagcgcgttcatgttcttctagtcggaaattctgagttccgaggagaaagtgaacgcatcattagcggaacggaagctaacatatcaagctaacgttatcttaaacattttatttacctaccggagcagattaagatgaggatgtctcacttagatcgttgacgctggtttcatcatcacccagttacccatcacatttagtgaagtggacccaagcgttagcgtgcgttctttctaccatgctgctctgtttacaactggctcgcagcgaccgatgacataacgctcttgcgcatgcgcagctgtctaggcaagttctcgttatgaaggacgggtaccgaaacgaggcaccgtttcaaatgacgtgaatcggtgctcagtcggtactatggaattcggtcggtaccttaaaaagtaccgaattcattACCCATCGCTAGtgatggccacctcccattttggcacaaaaacttataattggagcctatggacacaaattgtccagtatatatgtcgatggctcagacagagtcagtaaatagtttataaaatgaatgtaATTCTGTTTcctaactaataatttatacatgacagggtatgaataaggagatgtggcgtggtggatgtgaggtgttgtgatggaagctagattttgcagcaaccgttctttgtatctgaaagaaattgtgaaatctgggtgtaaaagaattaaattcattttataaactatttactgaCTCTGActggattaatacgaagtgtgtttatgatccctgaagaagcaaagaaccctagaatcttctgattaaacattcaaagatcaatcagattgatatttcatatttttatggaatatcaATCTgactggtcataattaatatgcatTAATCGCTacatttgtttaatcaatacacttgcagtggtctctggtaggaacgaTCTCTCTAAGCGCTGCCAGATACCTATAGGAGCTTACTATGCAGCCGGTTTGTTCTCCTTGGTCCCATTGGGAGAATCTCCCATTTCTAACAGAAGAAAACAACCTTATCAGCATTGTTCACTGGAATAATGCATCGTTTGAAAACCATGTTGTGTCTTTAATGCACTTCACCAACATCCACCACTAACGGTCATGTCTGTTTGCCTGTCTGAAAGGGCCTGAAGGCGTTGAGTGttgcctgaccccccccccccccccctccaaagtGCACCCAGCCGGTCACTCAACTGAAGCCAAACCACCTGTGCAAAGGGACAGCTCCAGAAAAGATGTTTTACTGACTCTGCAGCAGGTGTGTAACCTGTACCTGTGTTGTCCAGTGAGGTGGGCGTGGCATCGTGTTGGACAGTCAGGACATGGAACAAAGTCCAGAGGGAACATGGGTAGCCCCGAAGTCCTGGTCTGCTGCCCTGGCAACCAACCCAGCGAAGCTCCGCCCCTAGAAAGACACCTGAGATCTGCAGAGGAAACAAAaagtttactgtgtgtgtgtgtgtgtgtgtgtgtgtgtgtgtgtgtgtgtgtgtgtgtgtgtgtgtgtgtgtctgtcaggGGTGGGCATCTACAGTCCTCTAgaaccagtatccagcatgttttagttgtatctctgctccgacacaagtgctcagcAGGTCACGGAGCCCTGTAGAATCCTGTTTTAAACCTGCTGAGTcaaaccaggtgtgctggagcagagaaacaactaaaacatactagatagtagggatgcaccgataccgatgctgttatcggtaaaagttaaccgataccaatgcagttgcttgaaaatggcttcactgtaacttgttatttctgttcacctaatattttagttttgtgatgatttctattcatgtattttactttttatctacctcacagtcttttcctgttgaaagcagagaagcaaATAAaagctgtattccaaatcattgcattgttttgtgtggtggaagtatcggtatcggcgagtactcagatccaagcatcggtatcgtatcggtttggaaaaaagtggtatcgttgcatccctactagATAGTGTATCTCCAAGACCACGTTTGCCGACTCCTAGTGCAGGTGttcatgagtgtgtgtgtctcaccCTCATCTTGTTGTTCACCAGGTCAAGGACAGCCTGGTACGGGATCTGCTGCAGCGGCAGACtgagcagccaatcagagagcgtcTCCATCAGCTTCACCACAGGGTCCCCACCTGGATACAGCTGCACAGGTACAGATGTTTGATCATGCTTTAAGGAGAAAACATCTGGCCGTGACAACTACTTTTTACTAGGGATGtgtgttggtgaaattctggcgatacgatagatATCACGATaccggggagacgatacgataaatcACGacatattgtgatacattcagccagacgacaTTAGCGAATATtcaatacgtaacatgtttagcatgaggtatctgaaccataacagaggcatttacatttcagtggtggaaacaaaacccactgaaCACTGCTGCCCACTAGTGGccagcgtttgaattgcaccaaaataaaagaaaatacacaaatgtttgcatgtaaattcttccagaaatttgatacacggcttttgaatatcgatataatatcgctggaaAAAAACATTGCAATAAATTGCCATATTGATATGTTCTTGCATCCCTACTGGTTACCTTGGAGACCAGAGTGACAAAGTCCCTGAAGACCTTTAGCTCCTCCCCCTGCAGAGTGCTATGGGTGGCGAGCTCCACCCTCAGCATGTAGTGAAGTGCTGACTCCAGATCAGCTGTGTATACCTTGGACCTGCGAGggtgggcacacacacacacacacacacacacacacacacacacacacacacacacacacacacacacacacacacacacacacacacacacacacacacacacacacacacacacacacacacacacacacactaattgtCGGAGCTGGTCTGAGATCACATGCTGCGGTCAGCCCCGAGTCTGACCTGTCAAAGTCCTTCCATGGTTGTGAGGTCTGGCTGTCTTGCAGCGCCACCGTCTGAGAGGCTGCAGAACTGCTGCGGTGCCACACCCCCGGAAGTGTTCTCAGCAGGGACGAGAAAAAGAACCGAAGCCTCTTCTCACTGAAGGAGATCCAACAGAATCCAGTTAGCACTGCTTCTGATGCCATGTCTACACGTCTGACATGAAGTCACctgtgcacgtgtgcgtgtgttCCATTGGGGTGCAGCAGGTAGATGGAGGGGAAGACGGAGATGTCCAGAGTGTCCAACAGGGAACGATCAGAACTTAacgctctcctgacctgaacccccgaAAACTGCAGCAGGTCTAGGATcacctggcacacacacacacacacacacacacacacacacacacacacacacacacacacacacacacacacacacacacacacacacacacacacacacacacacacacacacacacacacacacacacacacacacacacacacagtaactagAAGTTATTTAGGGACCAGAACCGATGTCAGGTGTTAGCATGTTAGCCCAGTATGCTAGTTCAGGTCTGATGCCACATCACCGACTCCAACCCAGCCTACAGTCCGGCCCACAGAACAGAACCGGCAGTTGTTCCAGACTCAACTCGGACCTGGCTGGGTCGTGTTTCTGTCTCACCTCCCGACCGACGAACGAGTCCGGTTCCTCCACAATGATGGCGGTGTAGTGGTCTGACATTTGACCCAACAGGGGCAGGAGCTCTGCAGCGCTGCAAACACAAAACACAcaagtcaccatggtaacagggtTCTCACTACAGACATGACAATTCTTCACCTTTTACCATTTTAGATTCAAAACTGGCCACCTACACGAATCAGTGGTGGTGGTTTTATACGCGAGAGCGGTGCTGAGCCAGATCTACTGTGTTTTAGGCAGAGGCGGTTCTGGCAGGGGGTTCCAGGGTGGTCAGTGTTCCTGTCACAGCAACCAGTTATTAAAAAGTGTCTAAAGCAGCTGTAACTGCAGCGCTGTTGTCGTTTTGTTGTGATTATGCACTAAATCTGAGCTGCTTCGAGGCAGGTGTAAAGTGTTTTTTTTCCCTCTGAATGTCGCTCTAACAGAGCAGCTGGCACCTGACACAggtgcactgctcaggtgtttgtTGTAGTTTTAGGGTGGCCATGTTTCCTTTAAATTAACACcgtataaataaataattaaactctTACAATGTTCTCTTCAAGTCTGTTATTCCCATGTAAAGGAtgagtcgtttacatcttacttatgaaccataaaatgtgagattccatagaaatatgaaatatcaatctgatggatctttgactattttaaccagaagatcagaactttttattgcagggattaagcgacacttcgtattaaccccgaggaaagagagagagtcaggtttataaatagttaagaaatt from Nothobranchius furzeri strain GRZ-AD chromosome 10, NfurGRZ-RIMD1, whole genome shotgun sequence includes the following:
- the qsox2 gene encoding sulfhydryl oxidase 2; the encoded protein is MIRVWFQAVAAVLWLSCGSQGGPARLYSEEDPLVILSGGSLKPTVTNSSTAWLVQFYSSWCGHCIQYSSTWKALAQDVRDWQDAVGIAVLDCAQEGNFDICKEFSIKFYPTFKYFRAHSPPSDKGTIYRGADREIQSIRQLIINVLQNHTKLERPQHCPPLEPYSAAELLPLLGQMSDHYTAIIVEEPDSFVGREVILDLLQFSGVQVRRALSSDRSLLDTLDISVFPSIYLLHPNGTHAHVHSEKRLRFFFSSLLRTLPGVWHRSSSAASQTVALQDSQTSQPWKDFDRSKVYTADLESALHYMLRVELATHSTLQGEELKVFRDFVTLVSKLYPGGDPVVKLMETLSDWLLSLPLQQIPYQAVLDLVNNKMRISGVFLGAELRWVGCQGSRPGLRGYPCSLWTLFHVLTVQHDATPTSLDNTGLEGEAAPVLQVMRRYIRTFFGCEECGRHFETAAASSLEQVKNRDQQILWLWNQHNRVNTRLSGALSDDPLFPKAPWPSPALCPSCHEEKNGVHLWNQNQVLGFLRHHYGASNLSPRYSLSPPRLPAALPDPVRTVQPQAEHRGAAAVKGAERKPEEQPEPRPGHPALRGKPEEVPEHGGRGVWVLGLGFNSVDMSLCVVLYACSCLFLMLLFFFFKLRSRRWKRRHHLHV